The segment CCGTGCCTGATTCCGGCACACCGGCGGCCATCGGGTTCTCGCTGGAATCCGGCATTCCCTATGCGATGGGCATCATTCGAAACCAGTATATGGGCCGGACCTTTATCGAACCCACGGAACAGATCCGCAACATGGGTGTACGTCTGAAGCTCAACGTCAATCGGGCGCTGATCAAGGGCAAGCGGGTCATTCTGGTCGACGACAGCGTCGTGCGCGGCACCACCAGCCGCAAGATCAAGGAAATGATTCTGGACGCCGGTGCCAAGGAGGTGCATTTCCGCATCGCTTCACCGCCTACGGCATGGCCGTGTTTTTATGGCGTGGACACACCGCAACGCGACAAGCTGCTCGCCGCCACCATGTCCGAAGAGGAAATGCGCGATCATCTGAACGTGGACAGCCTCAAGTTCATTTCTCTGGACGGCCTTTATCGTGCTGTCGGCGAGGCCGAAGGGCGCAACAAGAAATGTCCGCAGTATTGTGATGCCTGTTTCTCCGGCGAATATCCCGTCACCCCTGCCGACCAGATGGATCAGGGTTTTGAAATGAAACCGGCGGCAGAGTAATCTGCCGCCGAGCAACCATCAGACACAAGCAGACCTCATGACCAAAACCGCATTGATCACCGGCGCTTCGCGCGGGTTGGGCGCAGCCCTTGCCGAGGCGCTGGCCTCCACCCATCACGTTATCGCCGTCGGGCGCACAACCGGCGCGCTTGAGGAACTGGATGATCGCATTCAGGCCAAGGGCGGTGCCGCGACGCTGGCCCCGATGGATGTGACCAATGCCGATGCCATGGCGGTGCTCTGTCGCGGTATTCACGACCGTTGGGGCAGCCTCGATCTGTGGCTGCACTGCGCCATTCACGCAGCCCCCCTTGCCCCTGCGGATCATATCGACGCCAAGGACATGGCAAAATCCGTTGCTGGCAATGTCACCGCCACATCGACGCTGATCACCTATGTGGCCCCCCTGCTGGGACAAACCGGCCAAGCGGTGTTTTTCGACGACCCGCGCGAGGGTCACAAATTCTTCGGCGCCTATGCAGCGACGAAATCCGCGCAGATCGCGCTCGCCCGTGCATGGGCTGCTGAAACCACCAACATCGGCCCTAAAATCAGTATCCTGACACCCGACCCCATGCCCACCGCGACCCGTGCACGATTTTTTCCCGGAGAGCCGCGCGAGGGCCTGAGCGACATTCACACCCAAGCTGCTGCGGTTTTGGCGCAACTTTGACCCTTTGACGCCAAGCCCGTGCTTGCCGCGCTCTGCCCCCTCACCTATCAAGGCCAAAAGGGGCAAAACATGCGCATTCTCATCACCAATGACGACGGGATCACGGCACCCGGGCTTGAAACGCTGCACGCCATCGCGACCGATCTGGCCGGTCCCAAGGGCGAAGTCTGGACAGTCGCGCCGGCGTTCGAGCAATCCGGCGTTGGCCATTGCATCAACTATGTGCACCCCACAATGATGACGCAACTGGGCGAACGCCGCTATGCCGCCGAAGGATCGCCCGCCGATTGTGTGCTGGTCGCGGTGCATGACGTGATGAAAGACTGTCCGCCAGATCTGGTACTTTCCGGCGTGAACCGCGGGAATAATTCGGCGGAAAACACGCTTTATTCCGGCACTATTGGCGGCGCGATGGAAGCCGCGCTGCAAGGCTTGCCCGCGATTGCCCTGTCGCAATATTTCGGCCCGGACAACCGCGAACTGGAGGATCCCTTCGAGGCAGCGTTGAAACACGGGGCCGCCGTTCTGCGCCGTATCTTGCGCAACACGCCGGACGAAGATGTTGATTACCCGCTGTTTTACAATGTGAATTTCCCACCCGTCGCTGCCAAAGATGTCAAAGGCACGCGCCTTGCCACCCAAGGGCGGCGACCCGGCGTGGTCTTCGGTACCGAACCGCATACAGCACCCTCCGGCCGGCGGTTCTCATGGATCAAGGGGGGCGACCAACAGGTCAAAACTGCCGCAGGCTCGGATGCGGCTTATAACCTTGAGGGATATGTCTCTGTCACGCCGATGCGGGCAGATCTGACCGCCCATAACATGATGGACAGCCTTGCAGGCATCAATTCATGACTGACGAAGACGAAGCCCATTCCGTCGCCGAGCGCAAAATGCAGTTTCTATATGCGCTGCGCTCCAAGGGGGTGACGGACAACCGTGTGCTCGAGGCGATGGAAAGCGTGGACCGTGGCCCCTTTATCAAGGGGCTGTTTTCGCAACGCGCCTATGAGGACATGCCCCTGCCCATCGCCTGTGGCCAGACGATCAGCCAGCCGTCGGTGGTGGGATTGATGACGCAAGCGCTGGAAATCAGCCCGCGCGACAAGGTGCTCGAAATCGGCACCGGTTCCGGCTATCAGGCCGCGATCCTCAGCAAGCTGGCGCGGCGTGTCTATACCATCGACCGGCACCGCCGTCTGGTGCATGAAGCGCGCGCAATTTTTCAGGACCTTGATCTGGTCAACATCACCGCCATCACCGCCGATGGCAGTTTCGGGCTGGCCGAACAGGCCCCCTTTGACCGGATCATTGTCACCGCTGCTGCCGAAGATCCGCCGGGCCCCCTGCTCGCACAGCTTAAAGTGGGCGGCATCATGGTTCTGCCTGTGGGGCAATCGGACGCCGTGCAACACCTCATCCGTGTGCGAAAAACCGCAGATGGGCTTGAATATGACGAAATGCGTTCCGTGCGCTTTGTTCCATTGCTCGAGGGCTTGGGCAAAGACGGTTAATAGAGTAATGTAATGGAAACCTCCGGAAACACGGAGGACCGAGTGTTAAGAGGACAAGCAGATGCGCCCTTCCCATATGCGCCGTAAGGTACGGCTGAGCTTGCTGGCGACGGCCAGTGCCACCCTACTGACCGCTTGCGGTGATCAGCCGCTGGATTTCGATCTGCGCGGAATTGGTGGCGGCTTTTCGACCGCCGACGCGGCCACCGGCCCCTTGGCCAACCGGCCCCGTCCAGATGATCGTGGCGTGATTTCCTATCCCAATTATCAGGTCGCTGTTGCCCGTCGCGGTGACACGCTGGCCGATGTGGCCAAACGCGTGAACGCGGATCCGGCAACCCTTGCCCGCTTTAACGGCATTAATGTCGACGACCGGCTGCGCAAGGACGAAATCATCGCCCTGCCCGCCCGCGTGGCCGAGCCCTCCCCCGCAACCGGTGCGGCAGCCAGCGGTCCGATCCAGCCTGTTGACATTAATGCTTTGGCCGGCGGTGCCATCGAACGTGCGCCTGCGACACCCGGCGTGCAGACCGCCGCGCTGCCCCCCGCGACCTCCGCACCGCAGGCGCAAACCGGTCAGGAACCCGTGCGCCACAAGGTCGAACGGGGCGAAACCGCTTACACCGTGGCGCGCCTCTACAACGTGCCGGTCAAGGCGCTGTCCGAGTGGAACGGGCTCGGGGCAGATTTTGCCGTGCGCGAGGGTCAGTTCCTGTTGATCCCTGTCGCCAAGCAAAATCCGCCAGCGCGCAAAGCGACCCCCGCCCCAAGTGCTGCGCCGACGACCGCACCGGGCACCGGTACACCGACGCCCACACCACCGTCGGCTGCGAAACCTCTGCCGCAGGATGACACCGCAAAACCTTCGCCGGCCCCAGCCGCGAGCGCTCCGACCAAACCGGTGGCAGACATTGGCAAAACCACAAAACCTGCAAAAGCGACCAAGATGACCACCCCTGTCACAGGCAGCATCATCCGTGGCTATGCCAAGGGCCGCAACGAGGGCATCAACATCAAGGCCGCCGCTGGCACGCCTGTCAAAGCCGCGGACAGTGGTACTGTTGCTGCCATCACCAAAAGCGCCGATGGCATTCCGATTGTGGTCGTGCGCCATGTTGGCAACCTGTTGACGGTCTATGCAAACGTCACGGATGTCACTGTCGCCAAAGGCGACAGCGTTGGTCGGGGCCAGCAGATTGCCAAACTGCGCAGTGGCGACGACGCCTATGTGCATTTTGAAGTCCGCCAGGGGTTCGACTCGGTTGATCCGGCCCCTTTCCTGAACTGATCAGGTCAGCGACCGCCCCGTCGCGGGGCGGTTTAAGGATAAATTACCTCTAAATTGCCGCGAGTTTGCCTCAAACTGCACGGCAATGCCCCGCTTCCGCCCAGTTGCGCAAATAGAAACAATCCAACGCTTTTGACGCGATTGGATTGAACGATGCCCGAACATTTCGGCTACACAAATACGATTTTCGGCACCCAGAGCACCGTAAACGGGGCGGCGCACGACTATGCCTATGGCCCCCCCTCCGGCGGCACATGGAGCTATACTGGGCCTGACACCTATTTCGTGGTTGATGAAAACACCGGTGCCAGTGTTTTTAACGGCGACCCGAACAACGAAGTTGTCAGCGCCAATGAACGCATCGGTGGCGCGTGGCAACAGACGGCAGAAATCGACGGCGTCGATCGCCAGATCATCTATGATTACACCTTTACCGTCACCGACGGCGCGTCGACATGGCGCGTGACCGTCATCGACGTCGATCTTAACAATGACAATGACCTGACAGACGCCGGCGAAGACGGGTTTTACCTGATTTTCCCTGACGGCATGCCTCCCGCCGACACCAATCTGAGCATCGGTGGCATTGTCGACAACGACGATTACATCTCCCATGCGGAACTTGGCGGCAGTGTCGTTTGCTTTGCACAGGGCACCCTGATTGCTGCCGAAAACGGTCGGGTGCAAGTGCAGGATCTGCAAGCGGGAGATCTTGTGCAAACCCGTGACGGGGGCCTCCAACCCGTTACGTGGATCGGGCGGACCACTGTACCTGCGACGGGTGACCTTGCCCCCATCGTCATCACCAAAGGCACGTTGGGCAATGATCGTGATCTGGTTGTCTCTCCCCAGCACGCGATCTTGCTGGATGATTGGCGCGCCGACCTGTTCTTCGGTCAGGACGAGGTGCTGGTACGTGCGATTGACCTGCTGGGCCATGATGGTGTGTATCGTAAGACCGGTGGCATGGTGACTTACTACCACATCCTGTTCGAGGCCCATCAACTGGTCTGCTCCGAAGCGATCTGGAGCGAAAGCCTGTATCCCGGTGATATGACCCTGCAGACTGTAAACGAGGCCGCCCGCGACGAGATCATCGAAATCGTCCCGGACATCAGCAACTACGGTCCTAAAGCGGCCCCCTGCATTCGCGCATTCGAAGCCGCCTGCCTGCCGCATCACGCCTGAACGTGAAAGGCCGCGGTACCCGTCCCTAGGATGTCGTCAGCGTCACGCCCTTTCGGCCCGCAAGATCGACAAAATACTGCCATGCCACGCGGCCCGAGCGCGACCCGCGTGTTGCCTGCCATTCGATGGCTTCGGCGCGCAATGTCGCGTCATCAATCTGCACCCCATGGGCATCGCAATAGCCCCGGATCATTGCCAGATACTGTTCCTGATCGCAGGGATGGAACCCCAACCAAAGCCCGAAGCGGTCTGACAAAGACACTTTTTCTTCAACCGCCTCAGCCGGATTGATCGCTGATCCACGTTCGTTTTCAATCATGTCGCGCGGCATCAGATGACGCCGGTTCGACGTAGCATAAAGCACGACATTCTCGGGACGTCCTTCGATCCCGCCATCCAGCACCGCCTTGAGCGATTTGTAATGCGCGTCGTCATTGCCGAAGCTCAGATCATCACAGAACAGGATAAACCGCTGCGACGCACCGCGCAGAAGGTTCAGCAAACGCCCCACCGACGGCAGGTCCTCGCGCTGTAACTCAACGATCCGC is part of the Sulfitobacter geojensis genome and harbors:
- a CDS encoding peptidoglycan DD-metalloendopeptidase family protein — translated: MRPSHMRRKVRLSLLATASATLLTACGDQPLDFDLRGIGGGFSTADAATGPLANRPRPDDRGVISYPNYQVAVARRGDTLADVAKRVNADPATLARFNGINVDDRLRKDEIIALPARVAEPSPATGAAASGPIQPVDINALAGGAIERAPATPGVQTAALPPATSAPQAQTGQEPVRHKVERGETAYTVARLYNVPVKALSEWNGLGADFAVREGQFLLIPVAKQNPPARKATPAPSAAPTTAPGTGTPTPTPPSAAKPLPQDDTAKPSPAPAASAPTKPVADIGKTTKPAKATKMTTPVTGSIIRGYAKGRNEGINIKAAAGTPVKAADSGTVAAITKSADGIPIVVVRHVGNLLTVYANVTDVTVAKGDSVGRGQQIAKLRSGDDAYVHFEVRQGFDSVDPAPFLN
- a CDS encoding ATP-binding protein, with the translated sequence MIDDPMDRIAEALERMAPAPLAAPDFDAATAFVWHTEPDRLEPVAKVSRVDLPLLLGVDRARDTLLQNTRQFAAGLPANNALLWGARGMGKSSLVKAIHGDVAATHEALRIVELQREDLPSVGRLLNLLRGASQRFILFCDDLSFGNDDAHYKSLKAVLDGGIEGRPENVVLYATSNRRHLMPRDMIENERGSAINPAEAVEEKVSLSDRFGLWLGFHPCDQEQYLAMIRGYCDAHGVQIDDATLRAEAIEWQATRGSRSGRVAWQYFVDLAGRKGVTLTTS
- the surE gene encoding 5'/3'-nucleotidase SurE, which gives rise to MRILITNDDGITAPGLETLHAIATDLAGPKGEVWTVAPAFEQSGVGHCINYVHPTMMTQLGERRYAAEGSPADCVLVAVHDVMKDCPPDLVLSGVNRGNNSAENTLYSGTIGGAMEAALQGLPAIALSQYFGPDNRELEDPFEAALKHGAAVLRRILRNTPDEDVDYPLFYNVNFPPVAAKDVKGTRLATQGRRPGVVFGTEPHTAPSGRRFSWIKGGDQQVKTAAGSDAAYNLEGYVSVTPMRADLTAHNMMDSLAGINS
- a CDS encoding protein-L-isoaspartate(D-aspartate) O-methyltransferase, which codes for MTDEDEAHSVAERKMQFLYALRSKGVTDNRVLEAMESVDRGPFIKGLFSQRAYEDMPLPIACGQTISQPSVVGLMTQALEISPRDKVLEIGTGSGYQAAILSKLARRVYTIDRHRRLVHEARAIFQDLDLVNITAITADGSFGLAEQAPFDRIIVTAAAEDPPGPLLAQLKVGGIMVLPVGQSDAVQHLIRVRKTADGLEYDEMRSVRFVPLLEGLGKDG
- a CDS encoding SDR family NAD(P)-dependent oxidoreductase — protein: MTKTALITGASRGLGAALAEALASTHHVIAVGRTTGALEELDDRIQAKGGAATLAPMDVTNADAMAVLCRGIHDRWGSLDLWLHCAIHAAPLAPADHIDAKDMAKSVAGNVTATSTLITYVAPLLGQTGQAVFFDDPREGHKFFGAYAATKSAQIALARAWAAETTNIGPKISILTPDPMPTATRARFFPGEPREGLSDIHTQAAAVLAQL
- a CDS encoding Hint domain-containing protein; this encodes MPEHFGYTNTIFGTQSTVNGAAHDYAYGPPSGGTWSYTGPDTYFVVDENTGASVFNGDPNNEVVSANERIGGAWQQTAEIDGVDRQIIYDYTFTVTDGASTWRVTVIDVDLNNDNDLTDAGEDGFYLIFPDGMPPADTNLSIGGIVDNDDYISHAELGGSVVCFAQGTLIAAENGRVQVQDLQAGDLVQTRDGGLQPVTWIGRTTVPATGDLAPIVITKGTLGNDRDLVVSPQHAILLDDWRADLFFGQDEVLVRAIDLLGHDGVYRKTGGMVTYYHILFEAHQLVCSEAIWSESLYPGDMTLQTVNEAARDEIIEIVPDISNYGPKAAPCIRAFEAACLPHHA